GCTAATAAACAGGATCAGGAAGAGCCGATCGCAACTCCGTCTTTACCCAGTCAAACGAGTATCCCAGCCCCTAACTCACTGGATAGTTTGTTAAATGATTTGCGTAATAATTCACAAAGTCATTCGCAAACCTATACGCCTGATTACACATTTCCGCAGGTAACGCCTGAAGCGTTACCAAGCCAGCCTTCACCTGCGATCGATCGCGATTTACAGCAAATTAGCGATCGCCAAAAAGCTGAAGAGCAAGAGGCGATCGTCAAAACTGCAACTGAATGGGTAAAAAAGCTCGATCCATTGGGTGGTGAAGGCTTATGGTTTGAGGAATTTGCTAAAAATTATCCTTCGCGTCTAGAGGCCGCGATCGCCCTACTACAATCCAAATAATTATAAAGAACCAGTTTTATGTCTTGCGGCAAATCCACTCTACATAAAACTAAATCGCAGGAACCTAATTTATGAATATCTACCGTCTAGCCGTTTTAAGTGACAATTACGTTTTTGTTTTGCATGATCCTGTTAGCAACACTGCGGCAGTGGTTGATCCTGCTGTTCCTGAACCTGTACTCGCCAAAATAGAAGAGTTAGGGGCAACTTTGGTAGCGATTTTTAATACTCATCACCATGGCGATCATGTGGGTGGGAATAAGGCGCTAATAGAAAAGTTTCCCAAGGCAATTGTTTATGGTGGTGAAAAAGATCGCGATCGCATTCCCCATCAGCAAGTATTTTTAAAAGGCGGCGATCGCGTGACTTTTGGCGATCGGGAAGCGCAAGTATTTTTTGTACCTGGTCATACCTACGCTCATATAGCCTATTATTTTGAGCCAAGTGGCGATCAAGGTGGTGAATTGTTCTGTGGTGATACTTTGTTTGCTGGCGGCTGTGGCAGGCTGTTTGAAGGGACTCCTGC
This genomic stretch from Pseudanabaena galeata CCNP1313 harbors:
- a CDS encoding salt stress protein, Slr1339 family; translated protein: MESLESILSDLQGKYKDPNKEPNANKQDQEEPIATPSLPSQTSIPAPNSLDSLLNDLRNNSQSHSQTYTPDYTFPQVTPEALPSQPSPAIDRDLQQISDRQKAEEQEAIVKTATEWVKKLDPLGGEGLWFEEFAKNYPSRLEAAIALLQSK
- the gloB gene encoding hydroxyacylglutathione hydrolase, which encodes MNIYRLAVLSDNYVFVLHDPVSNTAAVVDPAVPEPVLAKIEELGATLVAIFNTHHHGDHVGGNKALIEKFPKAIVYGGEKDRDRIPHQQVFLKGGDRVTFGDREAQVFFVPGHTYAHIAYYFEPSGDQGGELFCGDTLFAGGCGRLFEGTPAEMLASLSQLRQLPDDTRVWCAHEYTLGNLKFALTVDQDNLDLQERMTTATAMRQRGESTVPTTIGLEKRTNPFMRWDFPAIQRSAGIEIPDRVFARIRGQKDNFAG